A single Crateriforma conspicua DNA region contains:
- the lexA gene encoding transcriptional repressor LexA, with product MKPSKSRREPPRRGRPRQTEITEGQSRALDELSAAIDRHGIAPTMTELGDRLGISAASAHQLVLQLERKGYVARQPRKARSLRVLRRPSQSIESMTGVKLVGVVKAGPAMLAEENCLGEVMVASSLVGRSPCFALTISGDSMKDADMRDGDVVIVRRQPIAENGEIIVALIDDEATVKRLEANDGEVRLLPENRRYKPIEVQPDSDFRVLGKVIGVSRKSES from the coding sequence ATGAAGCCATCGAAGTCACGCCGGGAGCCGCCCAGACGCGGACGACCACGCCAAACCGAAATCACCGAAGGCCAATCGCGGGCACTCGACGAACTGTCCGCCGCGATCGATCGCCACGGCATTGCGCCGACGATGACCGAACTCGGTGACCGGCTTGGCATCAGCGCCGCCAGCGCCCACCAACTGGTCTTGCAACTTGAACGCAAGGGTTACGTCGCACGGCAACCGCGGAAGGCGCGAAGCCTTCGCGTCCTGCGACGTCCGAGCCAATCGATCGAGTCAATGACCGGTGTGAAGTTGGTTGGCGTGGTCAAAGCTGGTCCGGCGATGTTGGCCGAAGAGAACTGTCTTGGCGAAGTCATGGTTGCGTCATCGCTGGTCGGCCGCAGCCCATGCTTTGCCCTGACGATCAGCGGCGACAGCATGAAGGACGCTGACATGCGTGACGGTGACGTCGTGATCGTTCGCCGGCAACCGATCGCCGAAAACGGTGAGATCATTGTTGCGTTGATCGATGACGAAGCCACCGTCAAGCGTTTGGAAGCCAACGACGGAGAGGTTCGGTTGCTGCCGGAAAACCGCCGGTACAAACCGATCGAGGTTCAGCCTGATAGCGACTTTCGTGTGCTTGGAAAAGTCATCGGTGTTTCTCGGAAGTCTGAAAGTTAA
- a CDS encoding DUF2924 domain-containing protein, translating to MPLNIDKEVAAMKRMTVGELQSKYAEVYGESTNGRHKQWLIKRIAWRMQANEYGGLSDRALTRAREIANTSDLRTTPPGEDAAPPAKRIPGRAQLHPPAGDDRLPAVGLTIERVYKGVTYEVIVREGGFEFEGEFYKSLTAIAGVITGSHWNGYRFFKLDRKETSR from the coding sequence ATGCCCCTGAACATCGACAAAGAGGTCGCCGCGATGAAGCGGATGACCGTCGGCGAATTGCAGTCGAAGTACGCCGAGGTCTACGGCGAATCCACCAACGGTCGACACAAACAATGGTTGATCAAACGCATCGCTTGGCGGATGCAAGCCAACGAATACGGCGGCCTATCCGACCGTGCACTCACCCGTGCCCGCGAAATCGCCAATACGTCTGATTTGCGAACGACCCCGCCCGGCGAAGATGCAGCACCCCCAGCCAAACGCATTCCCGGCCGAGCACAACTGCACCCGCCGGCAGGCGACGACCGTTTGCCGGCAGTCGGACTCACGATCGAACGTGTCTACAAAGGCGTTACCTACGAGGTCATCGTCCGCGAAGGCGGCTTTGAATTTGAAGGCGAGTTCTACAAATCGCTGACCGCCATCGCCGGCGTCATCACGGGATCCCATTGGAACGGATACCGCTTCTTCAAACTCGATCGTAAGGAGACGAGCCGATGA
- a CDS encoding recombinase family protein, producing MIREANANDKVVRCAIYTRKSTEDGLEQEFNSLDAQRDAGEAFIASQRHESWECLPTKYDDGGYTGGNLDRPAMQRLMADIDAGKIDCVVVYKVDRLSRSLMDFSRVMEKFDNKGVAFVSVTQQFNTASSMGRLILNVLLSFAQFEREMISERTRDKIAAARRRGKWSGGMPLLGYNVIDTKLVVIPEEAERVRQIFSLYLEHGSLLDTAKAINERGWRTKQWTTKKGTQRGGKLFDKTNVHTLLINPTYIGKVRYRDEVHEGEHQAIVDTSLFTSVQKRLKRNGRGGHEKARNQHAALLRSVLRCKQCDRAMVHNSSTKRNRRYRYYVCGGAQKRGHASCPTPSIPADQIESFVIGEIKAIAADHELIADIHDQTQFKTKEKLDALVRERESLIEFLRSYHGQLNHLAITSGPMELVADLQTRITQSERRHAELNEQIESLEANAPRRVDIVDSLNRFDELWASMKPRDRNDLVATLVDRVDYDGVAGTVDIHFHTTGITTLGQTNPEPSS from the coding sequence ATGATCCGCGAAGCCAATGCAAACGACAAGGTCGTGCGGTGTGCGATCTACACCCGCAAGAGCACCGAAGACGGGCTAGAACAAGAGTTCAATTCACTCGACGCACAACGCGACGCAGGCGAAGCATTCATTGCTAGCCAACGGCACGAAAGCTGGGAGTGTTTGCCGACCAAATACGACGACGGCGGCTATACCGGCGGCAACCTTGATCGACCGGCGATGCAACGACTGATGGCGGACATTGATGCTGGCAAGATCGACTGTGTCGTCGTCTACAAAGTCGACCGACTCAGCCGATCGCTGATGGACTTCTCCCGAGTCATGGAAAAGTTCGATAACAAAGGTGTCGCATTTGTCTCGGTCACTCAGCAGTTCAACACTGCGAGTTCCATGGGCCGGCTGATTCTGAACGTGCTGCTATCGTTCGCTCAGTTTGAACGCGAAATGATCTCGGAGCGAACACGCGACAAGATTGCCGCCGCGAGACGACGCGGTAAGTGGTCCGGTGGCATGCCGCTCTTGGGATACAACGTGATCGACACCAAGTTAGTCGTCATCCCCGAAGAAGCCGAGCGAGTTCGCCAGATATTCTCGCTCTATCTCGAACACGGATCGTTGCTCGACACCGCAAAGGCGATAAACGAACGGGGCTGGAGGACCAAACAGTGGACCACCAAAAAGGGAACGCAGCGTGGCGGCAAACTCTTCGACAAGACCAATGTTCACACGCTGTTGATCAACCCGACCTACATCGGCAAAGTCCGCTACCGCGACGAGGTCCACGAGGGCGAGCATCAGGCGATCGTCGACACCAGCCTTTTCACTTCCGTTCAAAAGCGATTGAAACGTAATGGTCGCGGAGGTCACGAAAAGGCCCGCAACCAGCATGCCGCGTTGCTGCGAAGCGTTCTCCGGTGCAAACAATGCGACCGCGCCATGGTCCACAACAGCAGCACGAAGCGGAACCGTCGCTACCGCTATTACGTGTGTGGTGGTGCCCAGAAACGTGGCCACGCATCTTGCCCCACGCCATCGATCCCGGCCGACCAGATCGAATCCTTCGTCATCGGCGAGATCAAAGCGATCGCAGCCGATCATGAATTGATCGCGGACATCCACGACCAGACTCAGTTCAAAACGAAAGAAAAGCTCGATGCTCTCGTCCGCGAGCGTGAATCGCTCATCGAGTTTTTGCGATCCTATCACGGCCAACTGAACCATCTGGCAATCACCAGCGGTCCTATGGAGTTGGTCGCCGACCTGCAAACACGCATCACCCAATCGGAGCGAAGGCACGCTGAATTGAACGAGCAAATCGAATCGCTCGAAGCCAATGCCCCACGTCGCGTCGATATCGTCGATTCGCTCAACCGCTTCGACGAACTTTGGGCGTCAATGAAGCCCCGCGATCGCAACGACCTCGTTGCGACGCTCGTTGACCGAGTTGACTACGACGGCGTCGCAGGGACCGTCGACATCCACTTTCACACCACAGGCATCACCACGCTAGGCCAAACCAACCCGGAGCCCTCATCGTGA
- a CDS encoding alpha/beta hydrolase, whose amino-acid sequence MFADFELSFAYWKGLVRFSLFRNGLTEATHKVEWNTIKPRLTALLERTEAFDDNAETPEHLIALWAEMVKLTIGEEACRVIVDALPARLTIAVQNTVPASHHDLFRVAPWDITISMVGGLSSPDAANNVLDDNLVTVVDVRIAEEGHTAASVGGVENVPASMDYRSGQDDEEADGTLFPVWFGSNRQLYQDGEHVFERPESAPSNQVKFGKCEVWIPKTHRRGEQKSPWYRPDRWLSGETLQIRNTQLIQDLVGDICGQIQQSTTTNHLLFIHGFNNSFQDAILRAAQVGFDLGINGATIAFSWPSRKLLPFVSRYNSDGDAILASRKALASLAEHIGGLEGTLHVIAHSMGNRALSLSWKEVFEAVNSSESLKIGQVVFAAPDVFQTVFKNDTENIEDFCQRATLYANRTDFALGLSRLLNRWPRAGVLPPVMSLDGIDTIEVPFNLALFGHTYFAKLIPMLEDLSSLIETNADPDGQSGRSLHRVDETMRHWRLSGPRSH is encoded by the coding sequence ATGTTTGCTGATTTTGAACTCTCGTTTGCGTACTGGAAAGGGCTGGTGCGATTTTCTCTTTTTCGCAACGGTCTAACAGAGGCTACTCACAAGGTCGAGTGGAATACGATCAAGCCGCGATTGACCGCGTTGCTCGAGCGAACAGAGGCTTTTGACGACAATGCCGAAACCCCGGAGCACTTGATTGCCTTGTGGGCGGAGATGGTCAAGTTGACGATTGGCGAAGAAGCCTGCCGCGTGATTGTTGACGCGCTTCCGGCGAGGCTAACGATTGCAGTTCAGAATACAGTTCCCGCTTCGCATCACGATTTGTTTCGAGTCGCTCCCTGGGACATCACGATCTCGATGGTCGGCGGTTTGTCTAGTCCTGACGCCGCGAACAACGTGCTTGACGATAACTTGGTCACAGTCGTCGATGTGCGAATCGCAGAAGAGGGACATACGGCGGCGTCGGTTGGTGGGGTCGAGAACGTACCAGCCTCGATGGATTACCGATCGGGTCAGGACGATGAAGAGGCAGACGGAACTCTCTTTCCTGTTTGGTTTGGGTCGAATCGTCAGCTTTACCAAGACGGCGAGCATGTGTTCGAGCGTCCCGAGAGTGCGCCATCGAACCAGGTAAAATTTGGGAAGTGTGAGGTTTGGATTCCTAAAACGCATCGACGTGGTGAGCAAAAGTCACCCTGGTATCGACCGGATCGCTGGCTGTCGGGCGAGACGCTGCAAATTCGCAACACCCAATTAATCCAGGATCTTGTTGGCGATATTTGTGGACAGATTCAACAATCGACAACCACCAATCACCTGCTTTTTATTCACGGATTCAACAATTCGTTTCAAGATGCGATTCTGCGTGCTGCCCAGGTAGGATTCGACCTTGGCATCAACGGAGCTACAATCGCGTTCAGCTGGCCAAGCCGTAAGTTGCTGCCATTTGTTTCCCGTTACAACTCCGATGGAGATGCAATCTTGGCCAGCCGTAAGGCACTGGCGTCGCTGGCCGAGCACATAGGTGGTTTGGAAGGCACACTTCACGTCATCGCTCATAGTATGGGCAATCGCGCATTATCGCTTTCATGGAAAGAAGTTTTTGAAGCCGTCAACTCTTCGGAGTCGCTCAAGATTGGTCAAGTGGTTTTTGCAGCGCCTGATGTTTTTCAAACGGTCTTCAAAAACGACACCGAGAATATCGAGGACTTTTGTCAAAGAGCAACGCTCTACGCCAATCGGACTGACTTCGCTCTCGGGCTATCTCGATTGCTGAATCGTTGGCCGCGAGCGGGCGTGCTTCCGCCGGTGATGAGCTTGGATGGAATCGACACGATCGAGGTGCCGTTCAATCTGGCTTTGTTTGGGCACACTTACTTTGCCAAGCTGATTCCCATGCTAGAAGATCTTTCGTCGCTGATAGAGACGAACGCGGATCCCGACGGACAATCGGGGCGGTCGTTGCATCGGGTTGATGAAACAATGCGGCACTGGCGTTTGAGCGGCCCACGGTCACATTAG